Proteins found in one Acanthopagrus latus isolate v.2019 chromosome 3, fAcaLat1.1, whole genome shotgun sequence genomic segment:
- the LOC119016543 gene encoding claudin-4: MVNTGMQLISFTCAVTGWIMAIAVTALPQWKVSAFIGSNILTSEIKWEGIWMNCIYQTTGHMQCKTYDSMLALPPDIQAARALMCLAIFMGWLSCTVSCCGMKCTTCAGDDRRAKAGIALSGGVLFILTGLCVLIPVSWTANTVVQDFYNPNVPLMHKRELGQAIYLGWASAVILMISGAVLSSTCPLMERGGRYRRGYIGRSFANSPASAPDPPKPITSNSLPLKEYV; this comes from the coding sequence ATGGTGAACACTGGCATGCAGCTGATCAGCTTCACCTGTGCGGTGACCGGCTGGATCATGGCGATCGCCGTCACCGCCTTGCCTCAGTGGAAGGTCTCGGCCTTCATCGGCAGCAACATCCTGACCTCGGAGATCAAGTGGGAAGGCATCTGGATGAACTGCATCTACCAGACCACAGGTCACATGCAGTGCAAGACATACGACTCCATGCTGGCCTTGCCTCCGGACATCCAGGCTGCCCGCGCCCTCATGTGCCTGGCCATCTTCATGGGCTGGCTCTCCTGCACCGTGTCCTGCTGCGGCATGAAGTGCACCACCTGCGCCGGGGACGACCGCCGTGCCAAGGCGGGCATCGCGCTCTCGGGCGGGGTCCTCTTCATTCTGACCGGCCTGTGTGTGCTGATTCCCGTTTCTTGGACTGCTAACACCGTCGTCCAGGATTTCTACAACCCCAACGTGCCCTTGATGCACAAAAGAGAGCTGGGCCAGGCTATTTATCTGGGCTGGGCGTCTGCGGTTATCCTGATGATCAGTGGAGCCGTGTTGAGCAGCACCTGCCCCCTCATGGAGAGGGGTGGCCGGTACCGCAGGGGCTACATAGGCCGGAGCTTTGCGAATTCGCCCGCTTCGGCGCCTGATCCCCCAAAACCCATCACGTCTAACAGTCTACCATTAAAGGAGTATGTGTAA